A part of Aegilops tauschii subsp. strangulata cultivar AL8/78 chromosome 2, Aet v6.0, whole genome shotgun sequence genomic DNA contains:
- the LOC141040905 gene encoding uncharacterized protein, protein MEDEPAKKWGSVELEPQEPPANVDFISSLPDEMLVTIISHLPIKYGVRTIVLSRWCRLLWCCTPQDLIVDHVFCSVEQQRLDALSHILDTYPGLVRRHAIGRLNPHNKTDHRLHYWFLSPALDRLEELSLHARRLCSLPPSVFRLAPTLRSATFRRLHITSMNVRAIYVHKWRRPRLSVEVFQEIVIENAPFLERLYVHDKLGPARMRVIHAPKLTVLGYSCAEFNELVTGSLSVQILAGPKVENVGEYTNPIECLDLHLTEITFNEYRGTTPEIKFARFFVEKASLLKVMRLFRSHYIEPLYDFSVADPFAEIMHEKDSQEDEFYVFE, encoded by the exons ATGGAGGACGAACCGGCCAAGAAGTGGGGGAGTgtcgagctagaaccgcaagagCCTCCGGCGAAcgtggacttcatcagcagcctccccgacgagaTGTTGGTAACCATCATATCCCACCTCCCCATCAAATATGGCGTGCGAACCATAGTCCTCTCGCGGTGGTGCCGCCTCCTGTGGTGCTGCACCCCCCAGGACCTCATCGTCGACCATGTGTTCTGCAGTGTGGAGCAGCAACGCCTGGACGCATTGTCCCACATCCTCGACACGTACCCTGGGCTGGTCAGACGCCACGCTATCGGCAGGCTCAATCCCCACAACAAGACCGATCACAGGTTGCACTACTGGTTCCTATCCCCAGCCCTAGATCGGCTCGAGGAGCTCAGCCTTCATGCTAGACGTCTTTGCTCACTGCCGCCGTCCGTgttccgcctcgcgcccacgctgcgcagCGCTACATTCAGGAG GCTCCACATCACCTCGATGAATGTCCGCGCGATTTATGTGCACAAATGGCGCCGCCCAAGGCTGTCAGTTGAGGTGTTTCAAGAAAttgtcattgagaatgcgcctttcctcgAGAGATTGTATGTACATGATAAATTAGGTCCAGCAAGAATGAGGGTCATTCACGCACCGAAATTGACAGTGTTGGGCTATTCATGTGCTGAATTCAACGAACTTGTTACTGGATCATTATCCGTTCAG ATACTAGCAGGCCCGAAAGTAGAAAATGTTGGGGAATACACCAATCCCATTGAATGCCTTGATCTTCATCTCACAGAAATTACCTTTAACGAGTATCGAGGCACCACACCAGAAATTaaattcgccaggttctttgttgagAAAGCAAGtttgctcaaggtaatgag ATTATTCAGAAGTCACTATATCGAGCCGCTATATGACTTCTCGGTTGCTGATCCTTTCGCAGAAATAATGCATGAAAAAGATTCTCAAGAAGATGAATTTTATGTGTTTGAatag